Proteins co-encoded in one bacterium genomic window:
- the pqqA gene encoding pyrroloquinoline quinone precursor peptide PqqA, with protein MTWEKPDFQAVDLCMEVTTYVYHR; from the coding sequence ATGACGTGGGAGAAGCCCGACTTCCAGGCGGTCGACCTCTGCATGGAAGTCACCACGTACGTCTACCACCGGTAG